A single region of the Kryptolebias marmoratus isolate JLee-2015 linkage group LG10, ASM164957v2, whole genome shotgun sequence genome encodes:
- the ccr6b gene encoding C-C chemokine receptor type 6 encodes METTTSDFVSWPTDDPDEELCNLSPHPAEVLSKTYIHSIICVFGLIGNVLVVLTYGFYKRTKTMTDVYLFNVAVADLIFVVALPLIIYNEQNRWSMGFVACKVLRSAYSINLYSGMLLLACISGDRYIAIVHARRSFGSRSHALTYSRLICSVVWMFAVALTLPTLIYTERSEEQNYDFFKEQNSTIFFDKPDSMGQTLAVTCQLSFNDYNTAKLMKVMVPSLQMAIGFLFPFLVMLFCYSCIVHTLLRASSSQRHKAVKVVLAVVVVFILCHLPYNVTLLIHTSSLFRERSCTAEKTKLQVLSASRSVAYLHCCLNPILYAFVGVKFRSHFKQILSDFWCLSKKYIYSARSSRGTSDVIVTGLRTSEGSNNMSSFSV; translated from the coding sequence ATGGAGACTACAACTTCTGACTTTGTCAGCTGGCCTACAGATGATCCAGATGAGGAGCTCTGCAACCTCAGCCCTCACCCAGCGGAAGTCCTTTCCAAAACCTACATCCACTCAATCATCTGCGTCTTTGGCTTGATCGGCAATGTTCTCGTCGTGCTCACCTATGGCTTCTACAAGAGAACCAAGACGATGACAGATGTTTACCTCTTTAATGTGGCTGTGGCAGACCTGATCTTTGTGGTGGCTCTGCCTCTCATTATCTACAACGAGCAAAACAGGTGGTCCATGGGTTTTGTGGCCTGTAAGGTTCTTCGCTCTGCCTACAGCATCAACCTGTACAGCGGCATGCTGCTGCTTGCATGCATCAGTGGTGATCGTTACATCGCTATAGTTCACGCTAGGCGCTCCTTCGGGTCTCGCTCTCACGCTCTGACATACAGCCGTCTGATCTGCTCAGTGGTTTGGATGTTTGCGGTGGCTTTAACTCTGCCTACACTCATCTACACGGAGCGCTCTGAAGAACAGAACTATGATTTCTTTAAGGAACAGAACTCTACAATCTTCTTTGACAAGCCTGACTCCATGGGTCAAACGCTCGCTGTGACGTGTCAGCTTTCGTTCAACGACTACAACACAGCAAAGCTAATGAAGGTGATGGTGCCCAGCCTCCAGATGGCCATTGGATTCCTGTTTCCTTTCTTGGTGATGCTGTTCTGCTACTCGTGCATTGTGCACACCCTGCTGAGAGCGAGCAGCAGCCAGAGGCACAAGGCCGTGAAGGTGGTTCTGGCAGTTGTCGTAGTTTTCATCCTGTGCCACCTCCCATACAACGTGACACTGCTGATCCACACCTCATCTCTTTTTAGGGAGAGAAGCTGCACAGCAGAGAAAACGAAACTCCAAGTTCTGTCTGCTTCCAGGAGTGTGGCCTACCTCCACTGCTGCCTCAATCCCATCCTCTACGCCTTTGTTGGAGTGAAGTTCAGGAGccatttcaaacaaatattatCAGACTTTTGGTGCTTGAGCAAAAAGTACATCTACTCCGCCCGCTCATCCCGTGGGACATCTGACGTAATCGTCACAGGCCTCAGGACCTCAGAGGGCTCCAACAACATGTCATCCTTCAGTGTGTga